The Aureispira anguillae genome contains a region encoding:
- a CDS encoding LPD1 domain-containing protein produces the protein MKIIDTLRPEGGSKAEQWWQDQGFKKVYQEFRKGDASNDLKKIKDVRDVSEFFKLKGYQFGNWVTHEDRFNYLAALAVCLFDLNRVLRFKGNNLGLDKHLGVAFGARGKKGAKAHYEPWSHIINMTRYKEAHRFKEPYTKPTRFVISGGVGSFAHEYGHFLDYFFGSRVETTAKVYALSDGHSTDPTRIQYDKNKYPMRYLMESILEKAYWDSSKRSESAYVKRIKELLPDRYWDYFLSRNEIFARLFEQYISYKLKELKIKNVFLTKTKYHTAQYMLLSEIKTVVPLFDKLLIQMRKHF, from the coding sequence ATGAAAATTATAGATACCTTACGTCCTGAGGGCGGTTCAAAGGCGGAGCAATGGTGGCAAGACCAAGGCTTTAAAAAAGTTTACCAAGAATTCAGAAAAGGCGATGCCAGTAATGATTTGAAAAAGATCAAAGATGTACGAGATGTATCGGAATTTTTTAAACTCAAAGGGTATCAATTTGGCAACTGGGTCACCCATGAGGATCGCTTTAACTATTTAGCAGCTCTAGCCGTTTGTCTATTTGATCTCAATCGAGTATTACGCTTTAAAGGCAATAATTTAGGCTTAGACAAACATTTAGGCGTTGCCTTTGGTGCAAGGGGCAAAAAAGGAGCTAAAGCGCATTATGAGCCATGGTCGCACATCATCAACATGACTCGTTACAAGGAAGCACATCGTTTTAAGGAGCCATACACCAAACCAACTCGTTTTGTTATTTCGGGTGGAGTGGGTTCTTTTGCCCATGAGTATGGGCATTTCTTGGATTACTTCTTTGGTTCCAGAGTAGAAACAACCGCTAAAGTTTATGCTTTATCGGATGGGCATTCTACTGACCCTACACGGATTCAATACGATAAAAACAAGTACCCCATGCGCTATTTAATGGAGTCCATTTTAGAAAAGGCCTATTGGGATAGTAGCAAACGCTCTGAGTCTGCTTATGTGAAGCGAATTAAAGAGCTACTTCCTGATCGTTATTGGGATTATTTTCTAAGTAGAAATGAGATTTTTGCTCGTTTATTTGAACAGTACATTTCTTATAAACTAAAGGAATTGAAGATTAAAAATGTCTTTCTAACTAAAACCAAGTATCACACCGCTCAATATATGCTCCTTTCGGAAATAAAAACGGTCGTGCCGCTCTTTGACAAGTTATTGATCCAAATGAGAAAGCATTTTTAG
- a CDS encoding TBP-associated factor 9 domain-containing protein produces MSIKNWIAKTDFEQLLATLYRSQNAPQWRILLFKYAYRYQDTYPFDCLEDAFAFLEEELKGNNIRVLLTEELEEIQTAVSYAMGEYCFSLTEIAAVVNRLLNTEPLSQSEIQTMINHIWEAYSCNLNPSQFIEREDHILTQLVKKYISIH; encoded by the coding sequence ATGTCGATTAAAAATTGGATTGCAAAAACAGATTTTGAACAATTGTTAGCTACCCTATACCGTTCTCAAAATGCCCCTCAATGGAGAATTTTACTTTTTAAGTATGCTTACCGTTATCAAGATACCTATCCTTTTGATTGTTTGGAGGATGCATTTGCCTTTTTGGAAGAAGAACTCAAGGGGAATAATATTAGAGTATTATTAACAGAAGAACTAGAAGAGATCCAAACAGCAGTTTCTTATGCAATGGGAGAATATTGTTTTAGTTTAACAGAAATAGCAGCCGTTGTGAATAGGCTTCTAAATACAGAACCACTTTCTCAATCAGAGATTCAAACGATGATAAACCATATTTGGGAAGCCTATTCGTGTAACTTAAACCCTTCTCAATTTATAGAACGGGAAGATCATATCTTAACCCAACTTGTAAAAAAATACATTTCGATTCATTAA
- a CDS encoding N-acetylmuramoyl-L-alanine amidase, with protein sequence MMVILDNGHGGMIGGNYQTLGKQYQFKDGTTIYEGEFNRAIKARVAELLTAKGIPYYDLVPENKDISLKERIRRANAIHEQYKGKTFLISIHADAGGGSGAGVFIAKQSSQKSLYYATWARDLFSQHFPESKHRGIKRKNFYVLRYSFMPAILLENFFMDNEQECKTYLLTQKGRDRIAWYIVDLIQNILEHGDLVA encoded by the coding sequence ATGATGGTTATTTTAGACAATGGGCACGGGGGAATGATTGGAGGCAATTATCAAACCTTGGGCAAGCAATACCAATTTAAGGACGGCACCACTATTTATGAGGGCGAATTTAACCGTGCCATCAAAGCAAGGGTCGCTGAGCTGTTGACCGCTAAAGGAATTCCTTATTACGATTTGGTGCCTGAAAACAAGGACATTTCTCTCAAGGAACGTATTCGGCGGGCCAATGCCATCCACGAGCAATACAAGGGCAAAACCTTTTTGATTTCTATTCATGCGGATGCAGGAGGAGGAAGCGGAGCTGGGGTCTTTATTGCCAAACAGTCTAGTCAAAAGAGCCTATACTATGCCACTTGGGCTAGGGATCTATTCTCGCAGCATTTTCCAGAAAGCAAGCATCGAGGCATCAAACGCAAGAATTTTTATGTCTTGCGTTACTCGTTCATGCCTGCCATTCTCCTGGAGAATTTCTTTATGGACAACGAGCAGGAATGCAAAACCTATTTGTTGACGCAAAAAGGCAGGGACAGGATCGCTTGGTATATCGTTGATTTGATTCAAAATATTTTAGAACACGGAGATTTAGTCGCTTAA
- a CDS encoding DNA adenine methylase, translated as MILTRLGNKRQLAQTIYRHFPNHRMRIDLFFGAGGLFFYSPKAAFNILNDLDDDVTNLFLILKERKEDLYQALELLPISSSLVQHWKKQQETDPLQKAIRFLFLSNFTYLGKGDTLRLGLDNTKARLLTRIEPTFEALKNTKITNYDFREVLGKISFSRTVLDKEKAFVYLDPVYLETEHCYKVPNWTQKESLDCFDIMSHSGIKCAMSEFDHPFILAEAKRRGFNIIPIRERQNIKNRKMELLITNYQPIQRTLF; from the coding sequence ATGATACTAACCCGATTAGGCAACAAACGCCAATTAGCCCAGACCATTTACCGCCATTTTCCAAATCATCGAATGCGAATTGATTTATTTTTTGGAGCAGGAGGTTTGTTCTTTTACAGCCCCAAAGCAGCATTCAATATTTTGAATGATTTGGATGATGATGTTACCAATTTATTTTTGATCCTTAAAGAACGAAAAGAAGATTTATATCAAGCCTTAGAATTATTGCCCATTAGCAGTTCCTTGGTTCAGCATTGGAAAAAACAACAAGAGACAGATCCCCTGCAAAAAGCAATTCGATTTTTGTTCTTGAGCAATTTCACTTATTTGGGAAAAGGGGACACTCTGCGTTTAGGTTTAGACAATACCAAAGCTAGATTATTAACAAGGATAGAACCAACCTTTGAAGCCCTAAAAAACACCAAAATTACGAACTATGATTTTAGGGAAGTCTTGGGCAAAATCTCCTTTTCTAGAACAGTTTTAGACAAAGAAAAAGCCTTTGTCTATTTAGATCCTGTCTACCTTGAAACAGAACATTGCTATAAGGTGCCCAACTGGACACAAAAAGAAAGTCTGGATTGCTTTGATATTATGAGCCATTCAGGAATCAAATGTGCTATGAGTGAATTTGACCATCCCTTTATTCTTGCAGAAGCCAAAAGGAGAGGGTTTAATATCATACCCATTCGGGAACGCCAAAACATCAAGAACAGAAAAATGGAACTGCTCATTACCAATTATCAACCCATTCAAAGAACTTTATTTTAA